From Pedobacter indicus, a single genomic window includes:
- a CDS encoding TonB-dependent receptor has product MTKTNFLPFLAFTVILSYCSLFSYAQVYSGDSTQNLKAVSVRAYLQEQPLFRLTTSVGHLDSLQLNLHDQTSLLPSLNTIPGVRMEERSPGSYRLSVRGSLLRSPFGVRNVKVYYDEIPLTDAGGNTYLNLIDAASISEINVLKGPDGSLFGANSGGVVLLSPYGSGRHTNEAKASVTAGSYGLFQEQVGVRYQPDDKYRFSFNHAYLSADGYRENSAMSRHFLQTVHRYNYIPTNEIRLLGFYSDMHYLTPGGLNQEQYDENPRSARKAAGPNPGAAEQKAGIYNKTLFGGLVHDAKISNRLSHVVSIFGTYTDFENPFITNYEFRIEKNYGFRIYFNFQNKQNRDLSWLLSAGAEWQKNHASIKNYDNNGGIQGDEQSGDAFRSGQYFYFARFTADWKKKLFVELANSLNYYHYSFKGLYPDEETDFSKIAFKGEWMPRLALSYVLSNELSWRASAGRGYSPPTTAEVRPSDRIINTDLVAETGWNYETGLRWYNEWMQADAGIFYYRMEDGLVRQSRENGAEYFLNAGSVNQRGLELSLHSTLWETDHQRFFRAIQLGSNLTFSKFNFGDYVNDGNDYSGNKLTGVPSTIVVNNLYARLPKNLGINVQHTYTSSIPLNDANDVFADSFNLLQAKIDYTTRINRVGLNIFFSANNILNEKYSLGNDINAFGGRYFNAAPLANFSFGAKVRI; this is encoded by the coding sequence GTGACTAAAACAAACTTCCTTCCATTCTTAGCATTTACCGTTATTTTATCATATTGTTCTTTATTCAGTTACGCTCAGGTTTATTCAGGAGACAGTACGCAAAACTTAAAAGCGGTGTCTGTCAGGGCCTATCTGCAGGAACAGCCTCTGTTTCGGCTTACAACCTCTGTAGGCCATCTTGATAGCTTACAATTGAATTTACACGATCAAACCAGTTTACTACCGAGTTTGAATACCATTCCTGGTGTGCGGATGGAAGAACGATCACCAGGCAGTTACCGACTTTCTGTTCGGGGCAGTTTATTGCGCTCTCCTTTTGGTGTGAGAAATGTAAAGGTTTATTATGACGAAATCCCTCTTACCGATGCCGGAGGGAATACTTATTTAAATCTGATCGATGCGGCTAGCATCTCTGAAATTAACGTGCTAAAAGGACCAGACGGTAGTTTATTTGGCGCTAATTCAGGCGGCGTTGTTTTACTGTCACCTTATGGTTCTGGCAGGCATACGAATGAGGCAAAGGCCAGTGTAACAGCAGGATCGTATGGATTATTTCAAGAACAGGTTGGGGTACGCTATCAACCTGACGACAAATATCGCTTTAGTTTCAATCATGCCTACTTATCTGCTGATGGTTACCGTGAAAACAGTGCCATGAGCCGACATTTTTTGCAGACGGTTCACCGTTACAACTACATCCCCACGAATGAAATCCGACTATTGGGTTTCTACTCTGACATGCACTATCTGACTCCTGGAGGATTGAACCAAGAACAATATGATGAGAACCCTAGGTCCGCAAGAAAAGCGGCAGGCCCTAATCCGGGTGCAGCCGAACAGAAAGCAGGCATTTACAATAAAACCCTATTTGGAGGGTTGGTACACGATGCAAAAATCAGTAATCGCTTAAGCCATGTAGTCAGTATATTTGGAACGTATACCGACTTTGAAAACCCGTTTATAACCAATTATGAATTTAGGATTGAAAAGAACTATGGTTTTAGGATCTATTTCAATTTCCAAAACAAACAGAATCGTGATCTATCCTGGTTACTTAGTGCAGGGGCAGAATGGCAAAAAAATCACGCCAGTATAAAGAATTATGACAATAACGGGGGGATCCAGGGCGATGAACAATCAGGTGATGCCTTCCGCTCTGGTCAGTATTTTTACTTCGCGCGTTTTACGGCTGACTGGAAGAAAAAACTGTTCGTCGAACTAGCTAACAGTCTAAACTACTATCATTATTCGTTCAAAGGACTATATCCGGATGAAGAGACCGACTTTTCTAAAATAGCTTTCAAAGGAGAGTGGATGCCGAGGTTGGCTCTTTCTTATGTGTTAAGCAACGAATTAAGCTGGCGGGCTTCAGCAGGCCGTGGCTATTCGCCGCCTACCACAGCAGAAGTTAGACCGTCCGACCGGATTATCAATACGGATCTGGTAGCCGAAACCGGATGGAACTACGAAACCGGACTCCGATGGTACAATGAATGGATGCAAGCGGACGCAGGCATTTTCTACTACCGCATGGAAGACGGCTTGGTTCGTCAATCAAGAGAAAATGGAGCAGAATATTTCTTAAACGCCGGTTCTGTTAACCAAAGAGGATTGGAGTTATCACTGCATTCGACACTATGGGAAACCGATCATCAACGTTTTTTTCGAGCAATACAGTTAGGCTCAAATCTAACTTTTAGCAAGTTCAACTTCGGAGACTACGTTAATGACGGCAATGATTATTCGGGAAATAAATTAACGGGTGTACCTTCTACCATTGTGGTTAATAACCTTTATGCACGATTACCTAAAAACTTAGGCATCAATGTTCAACATACCTATACTTCATCTATTCCTTTAAACGATGCAAATGATGTATTCGCTGACAGCTTTAATCTTTTGCAGGCGAAGATCGATTACACGACACGCATCAATCGCGTTGGGTTAAACATCTTTTTCAGTGCCAACAATATTCTGAATGAGAAATATAGTCTGGGCAATGACATCAACGCATTTGGTGGTCGCTACTTCAACGCAGCACCACTCGCGAACTTCTCTTTCGGCGCTAAGGTTAGAATTTAA
- the thrA gene encoding bifunctional aspartate kinase/homoserine dehydrogenase I — MKILKFGGSSVGSAESINRLMTILKGEEGNDEKPIIVLSAMQGVTNLLTEMAIRASKGESFEADLKELENMHFQVVKKLMTVRSQNPVFTQLKIYFNQLEDILQGVLTLQELSPQIKDKIVSFGERCSVLLVSHIAAQYFPQTLAVDASSLIKTDHTFGNARVDIDLSEKRIQEFVDANKGKLLFVTGFIASTPEGKITTLGRGGSDYTAAIFGSAVNASSVEIWTDVDGMLTADPRIVKKAFSLPVLSYTEAMELSYFGAKVIYPPTMMPAFLKNIPIVIKNSFNPSFAGTVIQADSGRSSFPIKGISSINKVSILNLSGSGMIGKAGFSGKLFTLLAQNHINVILITQSSSEHSITFAVHPEDALQAKYLIESEFELEIAADKLNSPELEGELSILAIVGENMKKTPGMSGRLFYALGRNGVNVRAIAQGSSEYNISVIISQNDLSKALNAVHDAFFSSLKTTLHTFCLGTGNISSTLLSQIRKQHEFLKENNDIEIKLVGISNSRKMHIDLNGIPLGNWSDTLDSNGKDADLKLFIEEMKELNLPNCVLLDNTASNEPVRFYEDVFSSNISLVTCNKLANSGSYSQYKSLKECARKHGVDFFYETNVGAGLPIVRTLKELMTSGDRIISIEAILSGTISYIFNNYIGDKSFYEVVKTAQELGFTEPDPRDDLKGADFMRKFLILARDSGLTLEPEDIKLEDILPRKCIEAPSVEAFYDELQASEEHFKALKDRAEAENKVIRYIGKLEDGQVNIRLELVDSSHPFYSLSGSDNVISFITERYSQRPLVVKGPGAGAEVTAAGVFAELVNVGHNA; from the coding sequence ATGAAAATCTTAAAATTTGGAGGCAGTTCCGTAGGTTCGGCCGAAAGTATCAACCGGCTGATGACAATACTAAAAGGTGAGGAAGGGAACGACGAAAAGCCGATTATTGTACTTTCTGCCATGCAGGGTGTTACGAATCTTCTTACTGAAATGGCCATTCGTGCCTCCAAAGGAGAGAGCTTTGAAGCTGACCTCAAAGAACTCGAAAATATGCATTTCCAGGTCGTTAAAAAACTAATGACCGTCCGTAGCCAAAACCCTGTCTTTACTCAATTGAAAATTTACTTTAATCAGCTCGAAGACATATTACAGGGGGTGCTCACACTTCAGGAGCTGAGTCCACAAATTAAAGATAAAATAGTAAGTTTCGGTGAGCGTTGTTCCGTGCTTTTGGTAAGTCACATTGCTGCACAATATTTTCCACAAACGCTTGCCGTTGATGCTTCGAGCCTAATCAAGACCGATCATACTTTTGGTAATGCACGTGTTGATATTGACTTGTCTGAGAAACGCATTCAAGAATTTGTTGATGCAAATAAAGGTAAATTGCTTTTCGTGACAGGGTTTATTGCTTCAACACCTGAAGGAAAAATAACAACACTGGGAAGAGGAGGAAGTGATTATACTGCAGCGATCTTTGGTTCAGCTGTCAACGCCTCTAGTGTCGAAATCTGGACCGATGTCGATGGAATGCTGACAGCTGACCCCCGTATAGTAAAGAAGGCGTTCTCTTTGCCAGTACTATCCTACACGGAAGCAATGGAGCTGTCTTATTTCGGTGCAAAGGTTATCTATCCACCAACCATGATGCCGGCCTTTTTAAAGAATATTCCGATTGTAATCAAAAACTCGTTTAACCCAAGCTTTGCCGGGACAGTCATTCAGGCCGATAGTGGCAGATCGTCGTTTCCGATTAAAGGCATTTCATCGATCAATAAGGTTAGTATTCTAAATCTCAGCGGAAGCGGAATGATCGGAAAGGCCGGCTTTAGTGGTAAGCTATTTACCTTGCTGGCGCAAAACCATATCAATGTTATTTTGATAACTCAATCCTCGTCAGAACACAGTATCACGTTCGCAGTTCACCCAGAAGATGCTTTGCAGGCGAAATATCTTATCGAAAGTGAATTTGAGCTTGAGATCGCGGCCGATAAACTAAACAGTCCGGAATTGGAAGGGGAGCTATCTATTTTGGCTATAGTCGGTGAGAATATGAAGAAAACACCAGGTATGTCGGGACGCCTTTTTTATGCATTGGGGAGGAATGGTGTCAACGTTCGAGCTATAGCTCAAGGCTCTTCGGAATATAATATTTCAGTGATCATCTCTCAGAACGACTTATCCAAAGCGTTAAATGCTGTTCACGACGCGTTTTTCTCGAGCTTAAAAACAACTCTTCATACCTTCTGTTTGGGGACAGGAAATATTAGTAGCACCTTGCTTTCTCAGATCCGGAAACAACATGAGTTTTTAAAAGAGAACAATGATATTGAAATCAAGCTTGTGGGTATCAGCAATAGCCGAAAAATGCATATTGACCTGAACGGTATCCCATTAGGTAATTGGAGTGATACATTGGATAGTAATGGTAAAGATGCAGATTTAAAGCTGTTTATTGAAGAAATGAAAGAATTGAATTTGCCAAACTGTGTGTTACTTGACAATACCGCGAGCAATGAGCCTGTCCGATTTTACGAGGATGTATTTTCTTCTAATATTTCCTTGGTAACATGTAATAAATTGGCGAATTCGGGATCTTATAGTCAGTACAAATCACTGAAAGAATGTGCACGGAAGCACGGGGTGGATTTCTTCTACGAAACCAATGTTGGCGCCGGACTGCCAATTGTTCGGACACTCAAAGAATTGATGACCAGCGGGGACAGAATCATTAGTATTGAAGCGATATTGTCAGGTACCATCTCCTATATTTTTAATAACTATATTGGTGACAAGAGTTTTTATGAGGTTGTTAAAACCGCACAGGAACTTGGCTTTACAGAACCTGACCCAAGAGATGACTTGAAGGGCGCTGACTTTATGCGTAAATTCCTGATCCTTGCTCGTGATTCTGGCTTAACACTTGAACCCGAAGATATAAAGCTTGAAGATATTCTGCCACGCAAATGCATAGAAGCACCATCTGTAGAAGCTTTCTATGATGAGCTTCAAGCTTCAGAGGAGCATTTTAAAGCATTAAAAGATCGTGCTGAAGCCGAGAATAAAGTGATACGCTATATCGGAAAATTAGAAGACGGGCAGGTTAATATCCGTTTGGAATTAGTGGATAGCTCTCATCCCTTTTATAGCCTTTCAGGGAGTGATAATGTGATCTCCTTCATCACAGAAAGATATTCTCAACGACCTTTGGTGGTCAAAGGTCCTGGTGCCGGCGCTGAAGTAACAGCAGCTGGCGTATTTGCTGAACTTGTAAACGTAGGTCATAATGCTTAA
- a CDS encoding HAD family hydrolase, which translates to MTKSSAKKLEILTQRTEGKYDAFLYDCDGTLANNMPLHKAAYVKAASKYNIELDPNLIDELAGWPTVKVAEEINRRYATNLDPVTFGKEKSLLYVSEFISQTEPIDYVVDHLKNHVGKIKIAVVSGGSRSTVEKTLTTLGILPYIELLVCAGETPKGKPFPDPFLRAAELLEVNPSRCIVFEDGDPGVQAAEAAGMDWIRVDQI; encoded by the coding sequence ATGACAAAAAGTTCTGCAAAAAAGCTTGAAATTTTAACACAGAGAACAGAAGGAAAATACGATGCATTTTTATATGATTGCGATGGCACATTGGCTAACAATATGCCCTTGCATAAAGCGGCCTATGTCAAAGCAGCCTCTAAGTATAATATCGAACTTGACCCAAATTTGATTGATGAACTTGCAGGCTGGCCAACAGTGAAAGTAGCTGAAGAGATCAACCGTCGTTATGCGACCAACCTTGATCCGGTCACTTTCGGTAAAGAAAAATCTCTCCTTTATGTTAGTGAGTTTATATCCCAGACCGAGCCTATTGATTATGTCGTGGATCATCTCAAGAATCACGTCGGTAAAATTAAAATAGCTGTAGTCTCTGGAGGAAGTCGGAGTACTGTAGAGAAAACCCTGACCACCTTGGGTATCTTGCCTTACATCGAGCTTTTGGTATGTGCTGGGGAAACACCAAAAGGGAAGCCATTTCCAGATCCATTCTTACGTGCTGCTGAGCTTCTAGAGGTTAATCCATCACGTTGCATTGTCTTTGAAGACGGGGATCCGGGTGTTCAAGCAGCCGAAGCAGCCGGTATGGATTGGATACGTGTTGATCAGATTTAA
- the lpdA gene encoding dihydrolipoyl dehydrogenase, with translation MNYDIIVIGSGPGGYVAAIRASQLGFKTAIIEREALGGICLNWGCIPTKALLKSAQVFEYLNHAEDYGIQVDGGKVDFSAVVKRSRGVAEGMSKGIQFLMKKNKIDVIMGTATIKKGGKISVKDKDGSAKEYTAKHTILATGARSRELPNLKQDGKNVIGYRQAMNLEKQPESIIVVGSGAIGVEFAYFYNAIGTKVTIVEFMDRIVPVEDEDVSKQLEKSLKKAGIKIMTSSEVTAVKQSGSTNKVSVKNSKGTQELEATVVLSAVGITPNIENLGLEEVGVKTEKGHVVVDDFYKTNIDGVYAIGDIVKGQALAHVASAEGITCVEKIAGMDVEPINYSNIPGCTYCSPEVASVGLTEKAAKEAGYELKIGKFPFSASGKASAAGAKDGFIKMIYDAKYGELLGAHMIGANVTEMIAEAVVARKLETTGHEILKAVHPHPTMSEAIMEATADAYGEVIHL, from the coding sequence ATGAATTACGACATCATTGTTATTGGAAGTGGCCCCGGCGGCTATGTAGCAGCAATCAGAGCATCTCAACTAGGTTTCAAAACGGCTATTATTGAACGCGAAGCCTTAGGTGGTATTTGCTTAAACTGGGGATGTATCCCAACCAAAGCATTATTGAAGAGCGCACAGGTTTTCGAATACCTTAATCATGCGGAAGACTATGGTATCCAAGTGGATGGTGGTAAAGTAGATTTTTCAGCTGTGGTGAAACGGAGCCGTGGTGTAGCTGAAGGTATGAGCAAGGGAATCCAGTTCCTGATGAAAAAGAACAAGATTGATGTGATCATGGGCACTGCAACCATCAAAAAGGGAGGAAAAATCTCTGTAAAGGACAAAGATGGTTCAGCAAAAGAATATACAGCAAAACATACGATCTTGGCAACCGGGGCACGCTCACGCGAGCTTCCGAACTTGAAGCAAGATGGCAAAAATGTAATCGGATACCGCCAGGCGATGAACCTGGAAAAACAACCGGAATCTATTATCGTGGTGGGGTCCGGAGCAATCGGTGTTGAATTTGCTTATTTTTATAACGCTATCGGCACAAAGGTAACAATTGTTGAATTTATGGACAGAATTGTCCCGGTTGAGGATGAAGATGTTTCAAAACAATTGGAGAAAAGCTTGAAAAAAGCGGGAATCAAGATAATGACCAGCTCAGAAGTAACTGCTGTGAAACAATCAGGTTCTACGAACAAAGTTTCGGTTAAAAACTCGAAAGGTACGCAAGAGCTTGAAGCTACAGTCGTATTATCAGCGGTAGGGATTACACCAAACATCGAAAACTTGGGATTAGAAGAAGTAGGAGTCAAAACTGAGAAGGGCCATGTTGTGGTAGATGATTTCTACAAAACCAATATTGACGGCGTTTATGCAATCGGAGACATTGTAAAAGGTCAGGCGTTAGCACACGTTGCATCTGCCGAAGGTATCACTTGTGTCGAAAAAATAGCAGGAATGGATGTAGAACCGATCAATTATAGCAATATTCCAGGATGTACCTACTGCTCGCCGGAAGTAGCTTCCGTTGGTTTGACTGAAAAGGCTGCTAAAGAAGCGGGTTACGAATTAAAAATCGGTAAGTTTCCTTTCTCTGCTTCCGGAAAAGCAAGTGCTGCCGGCGCAAAAGATGGTTTTATCAAAATGATTTATGATGCTAAATACGGTGAACTATTAGGCGCTCATATGATCGGTGCTAATGTGACGGAAATGATTGCAGAGGCGGTTGTTGCCCGTAAATTGGAAACTACTGGTCATGAGATATTGAAAGCGGTTCATCCTCACCCAACGATGAGTGAAGCTATTATGGAAGCTACTGCGGATGCTTATGGGGAGGTGATTCACCTGTAA
- a CDS encoding TIGR02757 family protein: MGLKFNNITDIKSFLDDKVEQYNQPKFIEDDPIVIPHQFSAQQDIELMGFFASILAWGLRKTIISKCHELIDRMDGRPYQFVVEHKQSDLKALLGFKHRTFNDTDLLHFIRFFKHHYNHYNSLEDAFIPRVPDGEFREEFLEFQSGDEIVVESSSACFQNKLRRGPVSVEEALNHFKTYFFNLEDSPARTKKHISSPLQNSTCKRLNMFLRWMVRRDDKGVDFGIWSKIKPNALICPCDVHVDRVARKLGLIERKQTDWKTAVELTENLKSFDPDDPVKYDFALFGLGVEKAM, encoded by the coding sequence ATGGGCTTAAAATTCAATAACATTACTGATATAAAATCCTTTCTGGATGATAAGGTGGAACAATACAACCAGCCAAAGTTTATTGAGGATGATCCGATTGTCATCCCTCATCAGTTTTCTGCGCAGCAGGATATTGAGTTAATGGGCTTTTTCGCTTCAATCTTGGCATGGGGGCTGCGTAAGACGATTATCAGCAAATGTCATGAATTGATTGACCGCATGGACGGCCGGCCTTATCAGTTTGTTGTTGAACACAAACAAAGTGACCTGAAAGCACTTCTTGGTTTTAAGCACCGTACCTTTAATGATACTGATCTTTTGCATTTTATTCGCTTTTTCAAACACCATTACAATCATTACAATTCTTTAGAAGATGCTTTTATTCCGCGTGTACCAGATGGGGAATTCAGAGAAGAGTTTTTAGAGTTCCAATCGGGTGACGAGATCGTTGTTGAAAGCTCTTCTGCTTGTTTTCAAAATAAGTTAAGGAGAGGACCCGTATCCGTCGAAGAAGCGTTGAACCATTTTAAAACGTATTTCTTCAATTTGGAAGATTCGCCCGCACGTACAAAGAAACATATCAGCTCACCGTTGCAAAACTCCACCTGTAAGCGCTTGAACATGTTTTTGCGCTGGATGGTGCGTCGCGATGATAAGGGTGTTGACTTTGGTATTTGGAGTAAAATTAAGCCGAACGCGCTCATCTGTCCTTGTGACGTCCATGTCGACCGTGTTGCCCGGAAGCTTGGTCTTATCGAGCGTAAACAAACCGACTGGAAGACCGCAGTGGAATTGACGGAGAACTTAAAATCGTTTGATCCGGACGATCCCGTTAAATATGATTTTGCTTTATTCGGTTTAGGCGTCGAAAAGGCGATGTAA
- a CDS encoding MFS transporter — MKTKSISGYQGANQTVYPILFAISFSHLLNDTIQSLIPSIYPLIKDDFSLSFSQIGMITLVFQMSSSLFQPVVGNLTDRRPFPYALPIGMALSLCGLVMLAFAGSFHLVLLSVAFIGLGSSVFHPEASRMAHAASGGKRGLAQSIFQVGGNTGSSLGPLLAAVIVAPFGKFNVIYFSVAALIAIIVLYRIGSWYRPKALRAQVLKRRKVPAEKSIYPQSTIITSVIILLVLIFSKYFYFASITSYFTFYLIDKFDVSVPSSQIHLFMFLFAVAAGTMVGGPVGDRIGRKYVIWASILGAAPFTLLMPYANLFWTAVLSVIIGFVIASAFSAILVYAQELLPGKIGLVSGLFFGFAFGMGGIGSALLGKLADETSISYVYHICSFLPLLGFIAVFLPDHKRIKKKNMDK; from the coding sequence ATGAAAACGAAATCTATAAGCGGTTACCAGGGTGCTAACCAAACAGTTTATCCTATTCTGTTCGCCATTAGCTTTTCGCACCTTCTCAATGATACGATCCAGTCGCTTATTCCGTCGATTTATCCGCTGATTAAGGACGATTTCTCGCTGAGTTTTTCTCAGATCGGCATGATAACCCTGGTTTTCCAGATGTCGTCATCGCTTTTCCAACCGGTTGTCGGAAATTTAACTGATCGCCGACCCTTTCCCTACGCGCTACCGATCGGAATGGCTCTCAGTCTCTGTGGGTTGGTGATGCTTGCCTTTGCTGGAAGCTTTCATCTGGTATTGCTTTCCGTTGCCTTTATTGGTCTAGGTTCATCTGTTTTCCATCCAGAAGCGTCGAGGATGGCTCATGCTGCATCCGGAGGGAAGAGAGGTCTCGCTCAATCTATTTTCCAGGTCGGAGGCAATACTGGCAGTTCCTTAGGCCCTTTACTTGCGGCCGTAATTGTGGCGCCTTTCGGTAAATTCAATGTCATTTACTTCTCCGTAGCTGCCCTCATTGCAATTATCGTATTGTACAGAATAGGCTCATGGTATAGACCAAAGGCGCTACGAGCACAGGTGTTGAAACGGAGAAAGGTACCTGCAGAAAAGTCCATATACCCCCAAAGTACAATCATAACCTCGGTTATTATACTGCTTGTACTTATCTTCTCGAAATATTTCTACTTTGCAAGCATTACGAGCTATTTCACGTTTTACTTGATCGATAAGTTTGACGTATCTGTGCCGTCGTCCCAGATCCATTTGTTTATGTTTCTGTTTGCGGTTGCAGCAGGAACGATGGTTGGGGGGCCGGTAGGTGACCGGATTGGAAGGAAATACGTTATCTGGGCTTCGATATTAGGTGCTGCTCCTTTTACATTGCTGATGCCTTATGCTAATCTTTTTTGGACGGCTGTTCTGTCCGTGATTATTGGATTTGTAATCGCTTCCGCTTTTTCGGCGATCCTGGTATATGCGCAGGAGTTGCTTCCCGGAAAGATCGGATTGGTATCAGGCTTATTCTTCGGCTTCGCTTTTGGCATGGGAGGGATCGGTTCGGCACTGCTAGGAAAGCTGGCAGATGAGACCAGTATTTCCTACGTTTATCATATCTGTTCTTTCCTTCCTTTGCTCGGTTTTATTGCTGTATTTTTACCTGATCACAAAAGGATTAAAAAGAAGAATATGGATAAATAA
- the thrC gene encoding threonine synthase: MKFYSTNNKQLSVSFKDAVFNSLPRDRGLYMPLSIPKLNPNFIDNIHALSFQELALEVARAIIEDDIPSDDLKKIVDDTLSFDAPVVKLGDGSYVLELFHGPSLAFKDFGARFMSRIMAYFSQKNDVTLDVLVATSGDTGGAVALGFDGVPNTRVTILYPKGKVSPVQELQLCTNGGNIQAIEVDGTFDDCQDLVKKAFNDDDINKKLTLTSANSINISRLIPQSFYYFNAYRQLLQEGEKDIVFVVPSGNFGNLTAGLFAYKMGLPVKHFVAATNANDVVPRFLNGQSYEPQAAIQTISNAMDVGNPSNWSRILDLFGNDVDELKKLITAYSFNDDETHVAIEQIYQKDNYIACPHTAVAWLAAQRYRSEQPSDDAIVSLSTAHPCKFPDVFPETIRDNIEIPDTVNALKNKDQNKVKLSNSYDDFKAFLMTY; this comes from the coding sequence ATGAAATTCTATAGTACCAATAATAAACAACTGTCCGTTTCTTTTAAAGATGCAGTTTTTAACAGTTTGCCCAGGGATAGAGGCTTATATATGCCATTATCTATACCAAAGCTTAATCCAAATTTTATTGACAATATTCATGCGTTAAGCTTTCAGGAGTTAGCGTTAGAAGTGGCGAGAGCAATTATTGAAGATGATATCCCCTCCGATGATTTAAAGAAGATTGTTGACGATACATTAAGTTTTGATGCCCCGGTAGTAAAGTTAGGGGATGGTAGCTATGTCCTTGAGCTTTTTCATGGTCCTTCGCTAGCCTTCAAAGACTTTGGAGCTCGTTTTATGAGTCGGATCATGGCTTATTTCTCTCAAAAAAACGATGTCACTTTAGACGTGCTTGTTGCAACATCCGGTGATACCGGAGGGGCGGTAGCTTTAGGATTTGATGGCGTGCCGAATACACGGGTCACCATTTTATATCCCAAAGGAAAGGTAAGTCCGGTTCAGGAGCTTCAATTATGTACCAATGGGGGGAATATTCAGGCTATCGAGGTAGATGGAACATTTGATGACTGTCAAGATCTTGTTAAAAAGGCTTTTAACGATGATGACATAAATAAAAAATTAACATTAACATCTGCCAACTCAATCAATATTTCGAGATTGATTCCGCAAAGTTTTTATTACTTTAACGCATATAGACAGCTTTTACAGGAGGGTGAGAAGGACATCGTGTTCGTTGTTCCCAGCGGAAATTTTGGTAACCTGACGGCCGGTTTGTTTGCTTATAAAATGGGCTTACCTGTAAAACATTTTGTCGCCGCCACCAACGCCAATGATGTAGTGCCTCGTTTTCTCAATGGACAATCGTACGAACCCCAAGCAGCGATCCAGACGATATCTAATGCGATGGACGTGGGCAATCCTAGTAACTGGAGTCGCATTTTAGATCTATTTGGTAATGATGTTGATGAGCTCAAGAAACTGATTACAGCCTATTCTTTTAATGATGACGAAACCCATGTGGCGATCGAGCAGATTTATCAAAAAGACAATTACATTGCCTGTCCTCATACCGCTGTTGCATGGCTGGCTGCTCAGCGATATCGATCAGAGCAGCCGAGCGATGACGCTATCGTTTCTTTATCTACAGCGCATCCCTGTAAGTTCCCTGACGTGTTTCCAGAAACGATACGCGATAATATTGAAATTCCCGACACAGTTAACGCCTTGAAAAATAAGGATCAAAATAAGGTAAAATTAAGTAACAGTTATGATGATTTTAAAGCCTTTCTGATGACATATTAG
- a CDS encoding homoserine kinase, with protein MKNVESKQEVKVFAPATVANVICGYDILGFALDKPGDEVVMRRKETPGVQIVNIEGDDGLLPWEAEKNTVSASVQNYLAQIGQPDLGVEIELYKQMPIGSGLGSSAASTVAGLFAINQLLGEQLTQKELLPLALKGEELACGYPHADNVTPALLGGFTLIRSSDPLDVVHLPVPSELHCAVVFPHVDVPTRAAREMIRKNVPLKDAVKQWGNIAGLVSGLFMNDYNLIARSMEDVLIEPTRAILIPEFYEMRKIAMEVGALSFGISGSGPSVFSFARSPELAAEIAEAIKSHLKKNDIDCNTYISSVNTLGPKVL; from the coding sequence ATGAAAAATGTGGAAAGCAAGCAGGAGGTAAAAGTATTTGCTCCTGCCACCGTTGCAAACGTTATTTGCGGTTACGATATCTTAGGTTTTGCTTTAGATAAGCCGGGTGATGAAGTCGTAATGAGACGAAAAGAAACTCCGGGGGTGCAAATTGTAAACATCGAAGGAGATGATGGATTGCTTCCCTGGGAAGCTGAAAAAAACACGGTGTCGGCATCTGTTCAAAACTACCTGGCTCAGATTGGGCAACCTGATTTGGGGGTAGAGATCGAACTGTATAAGCAAATGCCGATAGGAAGTGGACTGGGGTCAAGCGCTGCCAGCACTGTAGCGGGGCTTTTCGCGATCAACCAATTACTTGGGGAGCAACTTACACAAAAAGAGCTTTTGCCTTTGGCATTGAAAGGTGAGGAGCTGGCTTGCGGCTATCCGCATGCTGATAATGTAACGCCTGCATTATTGGGGGGCTTTACCTTGATCCGGAGCTCGGATCCGCTCGACGTAGTACATCTACCTGTGCCGTCTGAGTTGCATTGCGCAGTTGTTTTCCCACACGTCGATGTTCCCACACGAGCAGCACGTGAAATGATTCGGAAAAACGTACCTTTAAAAGACGCGGTGAAACAATGGGGAAATATTGCCGGACTCGTTAGTGGTCTTTTTATGAATGATTATAACCTCATTGCAAGAAGTATGGAAGACGTACTGATCGAACCAACACGAGCCATCCTTATTCCCGAATTTTATGAGATGCGTAAAATAGCAATGGAAGTCGGGGCGTTGAGTTTTGGGATATCCGGTTCCGGCCCTTCTGTCTTTTCCTTTGCAAGGAGTCCTGAGTTAGCTGCTGAAATTGCAGAAGCTATTAAATCTCACCTGAAAAAAAATGATATCGACTGTAATACCTACATTTCCTCGGTTAATACCCTAGGGCCAAAAGTGCTTTAA